Below is a genomic region from Puniceicoccaceae bacterium.
CCCGCATGTAGGGCATGTGGCAATCGGCACAGGAGACTCCGCTTCGCGCGTGAATGCCCGTGCTCCAAAGTTCAAATTCCGGGTGCTGGGCCTTCAGGATCTTGGCACCACTCTCCGCGTGCACATAGTCGTAGAACTGCCGCCCGTCCGAGTATTGGGTTTCATCCCAATGTTGTTCCTGCGCTTCGACGGTCAAGCCTTTGCTCCAAGGGAACTCGAGCGGCATTTCCGTGCCGCAGTAGTACTCCACGTGGCACTGTGCGCAGACAAAGGAACGCATCTCCGAACGTGAGGCAAACACGTTCGCATCGTAGGGTTCCTTGCGGTCTCCTTTGCGCCAGCGTTGGATGGAGGGCATGGCGGGCACTTCTGCTTCGGATTCCGCCAATGCACGAATGCCGTTGATGAATCCGGGACGGGTGACGCGAAGCTCCAGGGTATCCGGATCGTGGCAGTCCACACAGGAAACCGGATGCGCCGCTCCAAGATCATGCAGCATCTTATTAGCTTCCTGATATTTCAACTTGTGCGAGCGCTCAAATCCCAGCATGGCATCCCCATCGCCCAACTCACGATAGAGCGGCATGACCGACGCATGGCAGTGCAGGCAGGATCCACTCTGCGGTTTTTCAATGCGCTCGGTGGTCTCTTGATCGTGCAACATGTAGGCATGGCCGCGCCGATCCCGGTAGTCGATGGAGAACGCATAGCCCAAAAACATGCGTTTGAGCCAGGGATCGCGCTCAATCTTCTGCTCGGGCAGGGCCTCGCTGCCGCCATGGCCTCCAAAGCGGGTGCGCGTACTCTCAGCGGTGAGCAGGTAGGAGTCATACTGGCGCGGCCAGTTCACGCCCCACACGGCGGGATCCACTGTGTCTTCTGTAACCTCGACCAGGCGCACGTAGGGGTTGGCTGCCTCGGCCTTGCGCTCAAAAATGTTGATCAACAAGGCAGTGCTGGAGGCAAGGGCCACCGCGACAAGAAAAAACGCTGCGGTGTAGATCAGGATGGGTTTGGAGTTTGGCGTGTTCATGGTTTTAATTCCTTGGCTGAAGTTTCGATCTGAGGATCCCAGCGGCCCATGCCGACGGCATCTCCATGCCCGACAGATCGGTGGCAGTGCACACAGCTCACGGCATCCTCCGCGTGGGATGCTCCATGCACCATGTCACCGATCAGGGATTCGTGGCAGTCCACGCAGTTCTGTTGAAGGATGCGCGCGTTTTTGGGTTTGATGATGATGGGTTCGGGGTGATCCTGAAAGGTAAAGGCCTTGGAGTGGAAGTATCCGTTTTCCGCCTTGGCGATGTATTTGCCAATGAAATCATGGGGCAGGTGACAGTCCACACAGGTGGCAACCGTGTGGTGCGAGCTTTTGAGCCAGGAATCATACTGTGGATCCATGATGTGGCAGTTCTTGCAGGCCGCCGGGTCCTTGCTGAAATACGAGAGTCCTTCTGCGTATTGAAAGGTGTACGATCCCACTCCGGCCGTTGCGCCGAGCAAGACTACCAAAACAAAACCCGCCAGGGTCAGGGGAATTTTAAAGGAACGGGATGATCGGGGTTGGTTCATGTCAGGAGTTTCAAGTGTGGGGGCTGTCGTTCGGAAGTTCGGAGGTATTCGGGGCCTCAGTTTCTGTCGGTGTTCCCTGGGAAACCGTCTCCGCTTGCCAGAGTAGCGGACCCATTTTCACCAGCCAAATCCCAACAGAGAGGATCAATGCAACAGCAGCAAAGAACAGATTCGCCTCTCTGAGCTGGGTCCATAAATCGGCAGAAATTCGAAGCACTGCAGCAACAGGCAGCAACATTCCAATGGCGACGATCCACAAGTGCCAGCCCGCAGTCTGGTGCACGACTCCACCGTGTCCGCAGGTCACGCGGATGGAAACAATGAACAGGATCAAGGACACACCGCCAACCGCAAGCAGATGGTAGAGTCCCAAACGAAGGGCTGGAGATAGCAACGGAGCCATCGAACCGAGCAACAGGCTGATCATGCCCAGTGTCAGACCCCAGGCCATCGCGCCGTGGCATTCGGGTTCCCGCACCCAAAGCGGAATTTCTTTCACTGCATATGCAATCACGGCAATGGCAGCGATCAGGGAACCCCAGAATTCGTGGCTGGCTTTCAGGAGATACCCGAGCAGACTCACCAGCACAGCCGCGATTGCCCAGCGGGCAGGACGCACCCACCCGACAGGTAGCGTGCGGGATTCCGGAAAGCTGTGTGGGGCAGGTCCTCCCATGATTTTGGGAAAGAAAAATGGGGCAACCCCCAGGATCAAGAGTGTCGGAAAGGCTTCATACATCAATACCCGCGATGTGACATAGGCACCGCTCCACGCTTCACCCATATTCCAGGCAATCACACGCAGGGCCAACGCACACCAAAGGGAAAGCAGTCCCGCTGCGACCAGGATGAATCCCGGCGGTGGACAATCGGTGCGACGGCGCAGGTTCAGGGCAGCGCTCACTGGAATCAGAGTCCACAGTGCCAGCGATATCCCGTCTCCCCAGGCAATCGCATTGGCAAAATAGGCAATCTGAGACCCCAGCCAAAGTAACATGACGATGATGAATTGGGGTGCACTCAGCCCTTTCACCCCGATCAGTCGTGGATAGGCGGTACAAAAGAATCCGATCACCGCACCTCCCACAAATCCAAGCATCAAGGTGCGCGCATGCATCAGTGAAGGATACACCGTCACCCATCCCCAGGAGTGCAGTGGCCATAGGCTCACACTCAGGATCGCGATGAGCATGCCCATCGGAAAGAGGACACGGAAGGGTTCGCTCAGGATCAGTTGTCGCAGGGAGGGATTCATTCGATACAGGGAAACACAGGTCCGTCTTATTCGTGCTGGGTCGCACAACGGCGAAGCGAAGATTCGTCGCGTACCCACCATCGTTTGCCATTCTCCGATATCCAGCCCGATTTCTTGAATTGTTGCAGGGTGCGCGAAAAGGTTTCACTCGTTACACCCAGCTGGGATGCAATGTTCTTCTTTTTCACTTTCAACTCAAACTGCTCGCCCCCCTCCGCAGCGCACTGCTCCAGAATCCAGTCGGCAAGCCGACCATCCGCTTGCTGGAAACGCTGACGCTCGAGTTTACCCACAAGAAACTTCAAATGCAAACTCATCGAGGCGATGATGCGTAGCGAGAGATCTGGAATGCGATGCACAAGCTCGCGCAGTTTTTCACTTTCCACACAGATCACCTGACTCGATTCCACCGCCGAGGCACTGACGGGATACTCCAGCGTGCCCGATAGCGCGATCTCCGCAAACGACTCAAGTTGACGGAAGACGTGCACCACCTGCTCCCGACCATCCGCAAGCACACGGTGTACTTTGATCGCTCCGTTGTGCACGATAAAAAACCCCGCAGCCGGATCGCCCCGGTGGAACAGATATTCGTCCTTCGACAGCGAACGAAGCGAGCATACCTGCGCCAATTCCTGGATATCGGAAGGCTTCAATTCCGAAGCAAACACGCTCTTGCTCAGCGTGTAGGCAATCATGTCCTGTCGGTAGGCTGTGTCCATATGGGATCAAGTGAGCGGCCTGTGCGGTCGCCATATTCTGAGGGCAAAGATAACACAAGCGCACGCAGATTTCCGAGTCCTTTCCGGCGTTCTCTTGATCCAAATCAAGGATTTTAAGGGTTTTTTCTGCTACGCTTTGTCCATGCCACACAACACCCACATTGACGTTCGCCCCATCCTCGCGCAGGGGGGTTGCCCATTTGATACTGTGCTCGAAGCTGGAAAAACAATGCAGGAGGCAGATACCCTGACCCTGCTTGCGCCCTTCAACCCTGTTCCCATTTACGAAGCCCTTGCTGGCATCGGCATCGAATTTGTCTCTGTTCATCGTGATGAAGCGGGCGATTTCACGGTTGATTTCTGCTTCAAACCCCTAAAGGAACGCGCACTCTCGCTCGATCTCGATCTGACCCACCTGGAACCACCTCAACCGATGATGCGCATTGCCGAAGAGGTGGCACAGGCAAAGGGCGGACAAACCCTGCAGTTTCGCACCCGTTTCAAACCCGTTCACATGCTGCATTCACTCGACGCCGACAGCACGCGCCATGCCTGTGAGGAACAGGAGGATGGCACATGGCTCACGCGCATCCTCAAGAGTGAGGTCGTTCGCTGCGAGCATTGATTCCAGTGAAGCCTGTACCTTGCACCGGCCCTGGGTCATTCTGATCCATCATGAATCGCAACGTCACCGATCCGCAACCTCTGCTGTTCTTCTGCTGGCTGTCACTTGGTATGGCAAGTCTGCTGGGGTCGATTCTGATGCTGCTGATGCAGCCGGAGCTGCTCATCGGGCACGCTGCGATGGCACCTCCAGTAGTCGCATGGACGCATCTGGTCATGCTCGGATGGCTGGGATCGCTGTTTTTTGCGGCGGGCTATCAACTCACCCCCGTTGTCACGCTCAACCCGCTCGCCAGCCGATGGATGTCGCGCATTCACTTCGCGCTGCACCTCATCGGCGTACCCGTGATGGTGGTGGCATTCGAAACCGGTCGCTATGCATGGCTCGCGGCGAGTGGAAGTGCGGTCATTCTGGGATTTGTGCTCTTTGCCATAAACGCTTTGCTCAGCGCGGGTCCGAGCTCCCGCTGGAATCACGTCAGCCTCCCCTGGTTTGCAGCGATATTCTGGATGCTGGCAGGTGCGCTGCTCGCCCTCATGGCAGTGTTCATGCGCCTGGGATGGATGGAAAGTGGGAATTTTCAGAATGTGCTGGGTCTGCACATTCACACCATGATCGGGGGCTTCTTTCTGCAACTGCTCATCGCCGCAGCTTCCAAGCTGGTGCCCATGTTCATGCTCAGCCCGGAAAAACCGCAGCACGGTACCTGGATCGCCACTATTCTGCTCAATGGAGTGCTCTTCGGTGCTCATTTTCGCATGGGTGAACATTCCCCTCTCCAACGACAGATGCTCATGATCGGTGCCCTGCTCGCACTGCTCGCCTATGGCGGCCAGCTCATCTACTTTGCTCGCAAAAAGCGTCGGCGTTGGGATGCAGGCATGACACTGTTTTACGCTGCCCACCTGATCCTGCTGCCTGCCTGGTGGTATGGATACCAATTTCACCTTGAAAGCAACGGAGCATCCAACCCGGACTTGCTGCGATACTCCGTATTTCTCACCTCCTTGCTCGTCTTCACGGGCTGCATTCTGGGCATGGCACAAAAGATCGTGCCCTTCATGCTCTGGCACCACCTCTACTCCCAATACCTCGGCAGAGCGAAAGTTCCCCAGACTCTCGAGCTTCTCAGTGCCTGGACGCTCTGGCCCATCGCCTGGTGCTGGGGTGTTGCGTCCCTGATGTTCCTGCTCGCCTTCGCGCTGCACTCCATGCTCCTGATCCAGCTCGGTGCCGCTGCCTTACTCACTGCCTTTGCGCTGATGCTTTGCAATGCCCCGACCATTCGATCCCACTGGCGCTCTCCAAAAATTTCTCCATTTGGAGCTTCCTAAACACAAAGCCTCCACGCGTTCCCACCTTGCACCTATTCCACCATGAAAGTCAGCGAAACCACCCTTTCCAAAGTTGAAACCGCACTCACCCAACTCATCGATCCCGAGGTTGGCATGAACGTGGTCGACCTCGGCCTGCTCTACGAAGTGAGCGAGGATGGCAACCAACTCTTTGTCGACCTCATCCCCACCACTGCTGGCTGCCCGCTGCTCGAAGCCCTCACCGCCGGTGCGCGCGCCCTGCTGACCCCCGCCTTCCCCGAGAGCGACATCCAGATCCGCTGGCGCCTCGACGTCGATTGGACCCCCGACCGCATCCGCCAGGGGTAGTAAGGCTCGAGAATGCCCACACATTTCCCCGATGCAAGTCGACGTTGCTCAGAACTGAATCATCTTCGAAATCCAGCTCGACCGCCACCTCTGTTTTTGGGGGAGTCACTGTGGCCTGTCATGGAAACAAGCGTTGTCCGCGAGACTCGAGCAGATCGTGCAGTTTGCCATAGTCAAGATCCTGCACCGCCACATTCTGATCCATGGCAAGATGTGCTATCACTGCAGCGGACTGCCCAAGCACCATAAACACTGGCTCCATGCGGATGGAACCAAATCCGATGTGACTGGAACTCACGCAGACCGGAACGATCAAATTGGTGCATTCACTGCGTTTGGGTACGACGGATCGATAACTGATCGGGTAAGGGCTATCGACATGCGCCTGCACGTTGCCCTCATTCTGCACGTAGCCATTTGCATCTACATATCGCTGCACATGATGCGAATCCATGCCATAGGCTCCCATCCCAACGGAATCTTCCACCGTTTCCAAACCCTCACAGTGGTGCTGAGTCATCACAACCTCACTGATCATGCGCCGCGCCTCACGGATATAGAGTTGCTGCTGCCACCCATCTTCCCGTTCATATTCATCCTTGCAAGTGCCCCAGCGCGAGACTTCCCCTCGAATCTTTGCGGGGATGCGTGGGTGGTTTGCCAACGTCCACATCAATCCTTGCTGGTAGCTCCGATGTGCTTCCACAATGCGCTGACGCTCCTCATAACTTGCCTCGGGATAATCAAAATTCTGTCCGATAAAATCGGTGGAAAAGCCATCGCAGTTATTGGTATCTGTTTTCCGATTGGGCATTGCTGAGTTGATCCAGGGGATTCGGTCATAGCCTGCTTCGTAGTTGCGAAAGAGTAATTCGTAATTCAACTCGTCGTAATCCTCTGGCTTAGCAAAGGGAATACGGTTTTCCGGGTGATCCGTCAGAGTCATGCGAAAACAGTAAGCCTGGATGCCGCGATCCCCCTGACCCTGAACACCGGGTTTGCCACCCTCAACGATGTATGGCAACAAGCCACTCGACGCATCCCCGGGGATGCGAAAGGGATCGACCTTCGGCATGAAATTATGGTTGCGTCCATTGGTCGAGAGTCCTCGACGCAGGGTGGGATAAAAATGGTTGGCTTGCACGCCATTGAGCGTCTCCCCATACTGATCACTCGATTCGCGACCAACTGCATAACTCACACCAGCGGCAGCCATGAGATCACCCTCATAAGTCGCATCGACAAACACAGAACCACGATACGACTCACCGGAGTCCATGGTGATCGACTGGATGCGCCCCTGTTGCATGCTGACTCCGCTGTCCCGATTGAGCCGCTGATTGCGCACGACCCTCACGTCAGTCCCGGCCAGCAACACATCAAATACGTTCAGCGCTGCCTTCGGTTCAAATGTCCACTGGGTCTCCTCACCCGCTTCAGTTCGAGTCTGCCCGCCATCCCTGTAGTCAGACTGCTTCTGCCATTTCCAGTTTTCCGGGTCATCGTAATACTTGCGGATGCCTTGATAAAACTCACGGGCAATGCCTCCTATGGCCTGTTTGTTGCCAATATCAGTCTGTCCCAAACCTCCTGTGGACAATCCTCCGAGGCGGGAGGTAGGTTCAATCAACACCACCGATTTCCCCAGCCTTGAGGCTTCGACTGCAGTGGCGATCCCCGCTGAAGTCCCTCCATATACCACCAGATCAAAGGATTTGCTGTGTAGGCTCGCAGTGATCCCAAAGGTGCACCAAACCAGGATTTTGAATGCGGATACAAATGAATTCATGTTTGTGATTTTACTTGTTCGCATCCGTGACACCTCTACCGAGCCTTCTGACTAAAAAATAAATTCCAGCACGAGGATTGGCAACGGCGTTGGCTCCGCAATGTGAGTTTCGCTCGCTGCGGTTCATTCGATTCAAAAAGGATCGTGTTGTTTCAGAATCGAGGGTCAGGTGCACCCGCTGTTGAGTTCGGTGATCCCGCTCATCTTCATTGGATTCAGAGTGATCCGACTCCAGATTTCTACTTCACTATGCTGCGCCTTGCGTTCAAAACCGCATTCCTTAAGATGCGGCCCTAGATGATTCACCCGCTCACACATGCCCGCTTCATGGGTTCCCGCCAAGGGAACATTCGACGCTTGAGCGGTTTTCGCAAGGGACACCGGGTGCCAGAAGATCATTTCGATGCGGCTCGCGAGTTTGTGCGCAAAATCGGGAGCGAGCAGGTTCGCACCCAGGCAGAACAGCTGCATGCCGCTTTGCGCGCGACCTTTGCCTACAAGCGTAGGGAGCTGACCTATGTGTGTGAAACCGGGGTGGCTGCCCTGAAGACTCCGGCGTTCGAGGTCAACATCGAGGTGGATCAGGCCGCAACCGATCCCGCCTGCTATAGCCTGAGCACGGAAGTTTGCCAGCTTCAGGAGCCGGCAATTGTTGAATCACCAGAATTCGCCAGTCTTTTTGACCCCTGGTGCGACCGCTGTGAATTCCCGTTCGACCGCTCACTCAACCTGGAGGACAAAATCGACGCCATTGAAGCCAACGACAAGCTCGCCGATCTGCTCGACTACGCTCCCGATGGCTCCAGTTTCACCCTTACCCTGCCCAATCCCAACCTGCGCATCATTGCCACACCCCACAGCCTCACACTCAGCCTGTCCGGCCAGCGCAATCTGCGCCTGCTCATCGAACACAGTATCGCCGCCCTCGCATCCTTTGCGTCTGCTGGCGTCAACCTGCTGGAAGACTGAATTCCAAAATCCCTCACAAAGCCTGAATCCCCTTCCAGCCCCAACGGGGCGACCCCATCCCAGCCCAGGGCGACGCCCTGGGTTTCCAATCCAACGATCCCCAAGCCCTGAAAGGGCAATCCAACGTCATTGCACCATCAAGATGGGACGATTATCGCTCATGCTTTTGTCATACCGCGTGTCTGGGCAATCGCAGCCCAACGGTCTGAATTTTTCCAAATTCAGCTACGAAAGAACGGAGGGTGGGCTTCAGCCCTTCCCCCAGCCTTGGGACGCTGCGGCCCGTCACTTCACCGCTTTGGGCAGGCTGATGCCGATGAGGATCGGGATCAGCATCAGGGCAGCCCCCAGGAGGTAGGCGGAACTGGAACCCGCCCACCAAAAAACAAATCCAGCCAAGAGCGGACCCGCTGCTCGCGCAAGTGCACCCCATGCGCGAAAGCTGCCCATGGAACGACCCTGGGATTGCTCACTGGCGTAGAGCGAGAGCAGGGCGGAAAGGCAGGGCGAGACCATGCCCGCTCCGATTGCCATCAGCGAGAGTGAGCCGTAGAGCGACGCGACACTGGACGCCTGGGCCATCCAGGCCAGACCGATAAGGGTGAGGGACACGCCTGCGAGAACCATCGGTTTCTCCCCCAGTCGCGGAGCCAGACGTCTTACCAATCCGCCTTGCACAGCAATGAGCACAAATCCGACAAATACCATCATCGCGGTGATTTGGTGCACCCCAAATCCAAAGCGGCTGACGCCCAGAAACGAGAGCGTGAACTCCATACCACTGAATGAGAGCAGGAAAAAGAAATTCAGAAAACTTGCACGTCGAACACCGCTCTCCGATGCGGCAAAGAGCGCACCGAACGGATTGTATTCGCGCATGGGTTTGGCTTTGGAGCGCAGTTCGTGCGACAGGGTTTCCGGAAACACCTTCCACACCCATATCCAGTTGAAGAGTGTCAGCGCCAGTGCGCCGAGGGCTGCACCGGAGAACGGATTCAGTCCCAGCATTGCGGCATCCGGGAACTGTGCGACCGGATTCCAAAGCACAAACAAGGCTCCCAAGGCGGGTCCCAGCACAAAACCAGCCCCGAATGTGGCACCCACCAGACCCATGGCTTTCGAACGTCCCTTCCGGTCGGAAAGATCCGCCACGGCAGCCGTGGTCACCGAGATATTCCCGCTCATCATGCCGCCCAGAGCGCGAGAGAGCAGCAGCAGCCAGAAGGAACCCGCCACCACCCAGAGCAGGTAGCTCAGCGCGGTACCACCCACCGTTATCAACAGCACACGGCGTCGACCCAACCGGTCCGAAACCGCTCCCCACAGCGGCGCCATGCCAAACTGCAGCAGGGAATACAGGCTGCCGAGGATGCCACCAAACAGAACCGGCGTGAAGGACTCGCTGATGCCCGACAGGGTGCCGATCCGATCCGCGAGGGAGAGCACCCAGCCCAGCACACCTTGCGTTCCCTCGCGCTCAAGGTAAAATTGCAGCATGCCCGGGAAGAGGGGAAATACGATGGAAAATCCCACAAGATCCAGAAAGAGCGTGAGGAGGGCTGCCGGGATGGCACGGCGTTGGGAAGTCGATAACTCAGGGCTGGAAGGATGTTCAGAAGATGGCATGGTTTCGAATTGCCTACTAATAGGAGGCAAAGTCGGGAAATTCCAAAACGAAATGCAACTTATTCCAAAATCGGCTCCAGAATCTCTGCAAGTCGTGGCTCAAAACCGCTTGAACCCTGAGCGAGCAAAGGGTTAGCAGAACGCGGATTTTCAGTTACTGCGACAAAAAGTCTGGGCATCACTGCAAAACCCGCTGGATGCCGCGCTCGGTGATTTGGATGCGGCGCTGACGGTAGAGGGCCGCAATGCCTTGCTTGAAGGCTTTTTTGCTCATGGAAAAACGATCTCGGATGGATGCAGGACTACTGTGGTCGTTGAAAGGAAGAAAACCACCGCTCTGCTCGAGCTCGGCAAAAATCTTCTCAGCCATGTCCCCTTTGCGCGAAATACCGGAAGGGTCGCGGCGCAGGTCTATTTTACCATCCTCCCTGACGCGGGCCACATACCCGCGCAGCGTAGCCCCATAATCGAGTGCCTCGGCCAGTTCTGAGTGATAGAGCAATCCACGGTGGCGGTGGTTGACAATCGCATTGTAGCCCAAATCGGTTTCATCGAGCACCAGCAAGTCGACCGCTTCGTTGACCTCATACTCTGCCGGGGTGAGGTCGATCAGGCGGCGAATGCGCGTGGTAGCGGCAAGGCGATCCGTCTCCGGATCGCGCAACACGGTAACGACAAGACCTTGACCCGGCACAACCTTGTCTTCCATTTGCCCAAAGGGCAGCAGCAGGTTTTTCGGTAGGCCCCAGTCGAGAAAGGCTCCGAGTTTGGGGTGCACATCCACGACTTCGAGGTAGGCAAAGGTGCCCACTGTGACATAGGGCATGCGTGTGGTCGCGATCAGCCGGTCCCCCGTGTCGAAGTAGAGGAAGACCTGGAGTGTGTGATAAGGCATGACACCGACCGGAACCTGAGCGGATGGGAGCAGTATCTCGCCGTGTTCACCTCCGTCGAGGTAGAGTCCGATGTCGGACTCCCTCGAGATCGCCAGTTGATTGAATTCACCAATGCGTGCCATGGTGCTGAGCTAACCCAATGCCACCGCAAACGCGACTCTTTTGCATCGCCCAATTCATAGCACTGCGTTCAAACACAAGCACATGACGGTTTCACAGCCTCCGAAACCGTTGAACCTTGCTCCCAGGTCCAGACGTGCCAACATAGGAATCGATCACCATGGAATTCATTCCCACCTACTTTCCCGATCTTAACGAAACCCAACTGCAGCAGCTGGCAAACCTGCACGGCTACCTGCTGGAGTGGAATGCGAAGCTCAACCTCGTCTCTCGTCAGGATGCGGAGAACCTCGAAGAGCGCCACCTGCTGTCCTCACTCGCGATCGCAAAGTTTGTGTCTTTTCCGAAAGGCAGCCGCATTCTGGACGTGGGAACAGGTGGTGGATTGCCGGGGTTGCCTTTGGCGATTGTGTTTCCGGAGTGTGAGTTCCTGCTCGTCGACAGTGTCGGTAAAAAGATCGCTGCGGTGCGCGACATGTCCACACGACTCGGTCTGCAAAACGTGGAAGCCAAGACCACGCGCGTGGAGGAGCTGCAACGCAAGTTTGATTTTGTGACCGGACGTGCGGTGAAAGCACTGCCGTTGTTCATGTCATGGGTAATCCCACGCTTGAAGACTGGCTCCGAAAAGGGAATTGAAAAAGGGGTAATTTACCTCAAGGGAGGCGATCTGTCAGAAGAATTCAAGGAGCTGGGAACAGAGCCGAGCCGACGGGAATGCCTGCTGAACTATTTTCCAAAACACGATTTTTTTGAAACGAAACATGTGCTGCATTTTCCCGCAACCGATCTGTTGAAGACCGAAATCGGGAAATCCCTGGTGCCCGCTCCCAAACGCAAACGAAGCTAGGGGGGCTGTATTGGGTGCAGAGGCGGATTCCCACTGAATGTTCGGAAATTCTAGCGACAAGGTCGAGAGAATCGGTTATGGAACTCCAGTGGAAGATCGGTGTTTGAGGGGAAGTGGCGGTATGCGAGTTCCCAGCGAAGGATGCGCCGCGCTGCCCGAACCTCAGTCCAAACGTTAGACTTCAACCAGCTCGCCCTCAACAAAATCGGCTTCGACCGAAGTCAGGCGCACACGGGCAAGTTGATTGGTAAGGTCAGGATGATCGGGTCGACGCGGCACACAGACGCGGATGTAGTTGGGAGTCAGTCCACTCCACAACTCGGGTTTGGGGTCTTCAAAGAGCACCTCAACCTCCCGCCCAACCCAGGAGGCATAATAGTCGTGACGTTTGGAAGCGCTCAGTCGGCGAAGGTGCAGACTTCGGCGGTTGCGTTCGGTGCGCGGCACCGAGGATTCGATGCGTTTGGCGGGGGTGCCCTTGCGCTCGGAGTAGGTGAAAACATGGGCGAAGTGTAATGGGGATGCCATAAAGCGCTCACAGGTTTCGGTAAATTCGGCCTCACTCTCCCCTGGAAATCCAACCATGAGATCGGTTCCGAGGTAGACGTTGCTCACCTGCTCCTTAACGCATTGCAGAAAATCAAAATACTGTTCAACCGTGTATTTGCGCTTCATTTCGGAGAGGATGCGGTTGTTGCCTGACTGCAGCGGGATGTGAAAAAACGGTTGCAGCGCGTGGTCTTTCGCATTCATGCGGTCAAACAGTTCCTCCGGAATCGTGGTCGGTTCAATGCTGGAAATGCGCACTCGCTCCACTCCTTCAATGCCATCCAGCGCGTCCACAACATCAAGCAACCCATGGGGTTCATGCCGGTAGGTCCCAATGTTAACTCCCGTGAGCACGAGTTCTCGCACA
It encodes:
- a CDS encoding S1-like domain-containing RNA-binding protein; translated protein: MARIGEFNQLAISRESDIGLYLDGGEHGEILLPSAQVPVGVMPYHTLQVFLYFDTGDRLIATTRMPYVTVGTFAYLEVVDVHPKLGAFLDWGLPKNLLLPFGQMEDKVVPGQGLVVTVLRDPETDRLAATTRIRRLIDLTPAEYEVNEAVDLLVLDETDLGYNAIVNHRHRGLLYHSELAEALDYGATLRGYVARVREDGKIDLRRDPSGISRKGDMAEKIFAELEQSGGFLPFNDHSSPASIRDRFSMSKKAFKQGIAALYRQRRIQITERGIQRVLQ
- the rsmG gene encoding 16S rRNA (guanine(527)-N(7))-methyltransferase RsmG, coding for MEFIPTYFPDLNETQLQQLANLHGYLLEWNAKLNLVSRQDAENLEERHLLSSLAIAKFVSFPKGSRILDVGTGGGLPGLPLAIVFPECEFLLVDSVGKKIAAVRDMSTRLGLQNVEAKTTRVEELQRKFDFVTGRAVKALPLFMSWVIPRLKTGSEKGIEKGVIYLKGGDLSEEFKELGTEPSRRECLLNYFPKHDFFETKHVLHFPATDLLKTEIGKSLVPAPKRKRS
- the mtaB gene encoding tRNA (N(6)-L-threonylcarbamoyladenosine(37)-C(2))-methylthiotransferase MtaB, with the protein product MKASDSSRFRPTATHSSRSASVATLGCRLNQAESLMIQDRLRKAGYRVVAPDERSDLCIIHTCTVTDRADAKCRAIIRGQIRKNPQSIIVVAGCYSQMGYKQIARIPGVDVIIGNQHKLDVLDYVDHQKNERPLIVRDKIDKQDFSIRFVGDLPYNKRANLKIQDGCDFFCSFCIIPHARGRARSREFDNLLAEANALARRGVRELVLTGVNIGTYRHEPHGLLDVVDALDGIEGVERVRISSIEPTTIPEELFDRMNAKDHALQPFFHIPLQSGNNRILSEMKRKYTVEQYFDFLQCVKEQVSNVYLGTDLMVGFPGESEAEFTETCERFMASPLHFAHVFTYSERKGTPAKRIESSVPRTERNRRSLHLRRLSASKRHDYYASWVGREVEVLFEDPKPELWSGLTPNYIRVCVPRRPDHPDLTNQLARVRLTSVEADFVEGELVEV